In one window of Vibrio sp. DW001 DNA:
- a CDS encoding TcfC E-set like domain-containing protein codes for MKNLFAAVIFFGIALLNSSVLFANTAERFPEGFGSFYEFTNEEVSFRDINENFAMLPLRINYNTIKLTDSVQQKQQVYQALVNSQLTPSALDGIMADLALGVNTDFACDKPDILDCLVMPETYQFIFDYDNKLLLLFVNPDLLNDNSQFKQLLTYQRSEDKNAALINHFSIYSSKSNNQDVNVRIDDEIVVGLPFGYLHGDAQYDVNEGDLDVYKMAYYLDYQNYQMRVGQFRSYDSLNATDFLRNNSSINNVRERVIEVASSNKLLLGKKNQQKSLAYFAPTSGRIVVRNTTNGRIIFSGNTKQGQQQLSYAELPYGIYDVVVEITSGNSVVSRERFTVFNQSNDTLLNGEFDFSLAAGTLEGSSIYDNDEKQDEIGFARGLAASKVNDYATVGLGVTGSQLGGVALLGTSLLLPFDSQLELAYNHATTGEQYLNSTLQLSSFSVSYQKLIGSDKDNLASTLFGYGDYERLYVGTSFPIADSSYGRLSGSYSNNDNVKYNSDYENVNVTAGLSTQLNSHIRLDFNVGYTDDLTDKSRAFEDKLSASISVNIDLDSESGLSYNSMVTGDSDGVNTFRNTLTANRLIETDNFNAYGQVGNNYSRTSRENSSTTDASISGQYDNKRVSGSAYTSYDSDDNYGVSADLSSTQVVTNNKVYFTSEKSQSYGLVDIASNSSAVNNSDDLKAHLTVRRTNSGSVKKNYIHNTEELIRLTPYDNYQMDLNTDIADLHNTGDKYVVGYAHPGSVVKVNATVGKAKRIVAGFIDIFNQPVSSLSCQGEGCIEMNSVVDGVYNLTVIDELPYTLKSDEQLICQLNVLNNNKVNYGNNYCFPDLKVGQKKELKDSNGDKKIVQNLGVFHPDTDILNVIDDLQDSHVKVYLAEGQYLSSVYIVYSDETLITMRQSRTIDSLLQYAVNTNPVDVSLNK; via the coding sequence ATGAAAAATTTATTCGCTGCCGTCATATTTTTCGGAATTGCCTTATTGAATTCATCCGTTCTTTTTGCCAACACGGCGGAGCGCTTTCCTGAAGGTTTTGGGTCGTTTTATGAATTTACGAATGAAGAGGTGTCTTTTCGTGATATCAATGAAAACTTTGCCATGTTGCCGCTTAGGATTAATTACAACACCATTAAACTGACCGATTCAGTGCAACAAAAGCAACAGGTATATCAGGCATTGGTCAACTCTCAACTTACGCCGAGTGCATTAGATGGCATCATGGCCGACCTCGCGTTAGGCGTTAATACCGATTTTGCTTGTGACAAGCCTGATATTCTAGATTGTCTGGTTATGCCAGAAACCTATCAATTTATTTTTGATTATGATAACAAACTGCTTTTACTCTTCGTTAATCCAGATCTATTAAACGATAACAGCCAATTTAAACAACTGTTAACGTATCAACGCTCGGAAGACAAGAATGCAGCGTTAATCAACCATTTCTCAATCTATAGCAGCAAAAGTAATAACCAAGATGTGAATGTCAGAATTGATGACGAGATTGTCGTTGGATTACCTTTTGGCTACCTGCATGGCGATGCGCAATATGATGTAAATGAAGGTGATCTCGATGTTTATAAGATGGCCTATTATTTGGATTATCAAAACTATCAAATGCGAGTGGGGCAGTTTAGAAGCTATGACTCGCTCAACGCGACAGATTTTTTACGAAATAACAGTTCGATAAACAATGTTAGAGAACGTGTTATTGAAGTGGCTTCATCGAATAAACTCCTTTTGGGTAAGAAAAACCAACAGAAAAGCCTCGCTTATTTTGCGCCAACATCAGGCCGAATAGTGGTTCGTAATACGACCAACGGCAGAATTATATTTAGTGGTAATACCAAGCAAGGTCAACAACAACTCAGTTATGCTGAACTGCCTTATGGAATATATGATGTAGTAGTAGAAATTACGTCGGGAAATTCTGTGGTTTCTCGCGAAAGGTTCACGGTTTTTAATCAATCGAATGATACGTTATTAAACGGTGAATTTGATTTCTCTTTGGCTGCAGGTACTCTCGAAGGGTCATCTATCTATGATAATGATGAAAAGCAAGACGAAATTGGTTTTGCTAGAGGTTTGGCTGCGTCAAAGGTAAACGATTATGCCACCGTTGGATTGGGTGTGACAGGGAGTCAGCTAGGTGGTGTTGCCCTGTTAGGGACATCCTTGTTGTTGCCATTTGATAGTCAACTTGAATTGGCGTACAACCACGCAACGACAGGTGAGCAATACCTAAATTCGACCTTGCAGTTGTCTAGTTTTTCTGTTTCATATCAGAAACTAATCGGTAGTGATAAGGATAATCTTGCGTCTACGTTATTTGGGTACGGTGATTATGAACGCTTATATGTGGGCACAAGCTTCCCAATTGCAGATTCCTCTTATGGCCGGTTAAGTGGCTCTTACAGTAACAATGACAATGTTAAGTATAATAGTGATTATGAAAATGTGAATGTCACTGCTGGGTTGTCGACTCAATTAAATAGCCATATTCGGTTGGATTTCAATGTTGGTTATACCGACGATCTAACGGACAAATCACGTGCATTTGAAGATAAATTGAGCGCGTCAATTTCGGTGAATATCGATCTTGATTCAGAGTCGGGTTTATCTTATAACTCGATGGTTACAGGCGACAGCGATGGGGTTAATACCTTCCGAAATACGCTAACAGCTAATCGACTGATAGAAACCGATAACTTTAATGCTTATGGTCAGGTGGGCAATAACTATAGCCGTACAAGTCGTGAGAATAGCTCAACGACAGACGCTTCTATTTCCGGGCAATACGATAACAAGAGGGTGAGTGGTAGCGCCTATACAAGTTATGACTCTGATGACAACTACGGCGTGTCTGCTGACTTAAGTAGCACTCAAGTAGTGACCAATAATAAGGTCTATTTTACATCAGAAAAATCTCAGTCTTACGGGTTAGTCGATATCGCATCGAACTCCAGCGCGGTGAATAATAGCGATGACCTAAAAGCGCATTTAACCGTTCGACGGACAAATAGTGGTAGCGTCAAAAAGAACTACATCCATAACACCGAAGAGTTAATACGTCTGACGCCATACGACAATTATCAGATGGATCTTAATACCGATATTGCTGACCTGCATAACACCGGCGATAAATATGTGGTGGGTTATGCGCATCCAGGAAGCGTCGTAAAAGTAAATGCAACTGTCGGTAAGGCAAAAAGAATTGTTGCTGGGTTTATCGATATATTCAATCAACCTGTTTCGTCGCTAAGTTGTCAAGGCGAAGGGTGTATTGAAATGAATAGTGTGGTTGACGGTGTGTATAACTTAACAGTAATAGACGAACTGCCTTATACCCTTAAATCGGATGAACAGCTTATCTGTCAATTAAATGTACTCAACAACAATAAAGTAAACTACGGCAACAATTATTGTTTCCCAGATCTGAAAGTTGGTCAGAAAAAAGAGCTTAAAGACAGTAACGGTGATAAAAAAATCGTACAAAACTTAGGTGTTTTCCATCCAGATACCGATATTTTAAATGTTATTGATGATTTACAAGACTCTCATGTGAAAGTTTATCTAGCTGAGGGGCAGTATCTATCATCGGTATATATCGTTTATAGCGACGAAACATTAATAACGATGCGACAAAGTCGCACGATTGATTCGTTACTACAATATGCTGTTAATACAAACCCCGTTGATGTCAGTTTGAATAAATAA
- a CDS encoding GNAT family N-acetyltransferase has translation MELTIGNTPDIISKAHSIRHQVFVVEQDIPQELDHDGLDNISSHALVTDDDSLVATARLTVNDIGHAVLARVAVIEQYRGSGVASKVVSALLSYAGQCGCVSIEMHAHEYLRRYYEKFGFTYVRNVEMVGEHQLIEMKVQLTPFDLERDG, from the coding sequence ATGGAATTAACCATCGGAAATACGCCAGACATCATCTCAAAAGCGCATTCGATTCGACATCAAGTTTTTGTTGTAGAACAAGATATCCCTCAAGAACTTGATCATGATGGCCTAGATAACATTTCCAGCCATGCGCTAGTAACAGATGATGACTCATTGGTTGCAACTGCCCGTCTGACTGTAAACGACATCGGCCACGCAGTATTGGCAAGAGTTGCCGTCATCGAACAGTACCGTGGTTCAGGCGTTGCTTCTAAAGTCGTCAGCGCTTTATTATCGTATGCTGGGCAATGTGGATGTGTTTCAATTGAGATGCACGCTCATGAATACTTAAGGCGTTATTACGAGAAGTTTGGTTTTACATATGTACGGAATGTTGAAATGGTAGGAGAACATCAGTTGATCGAAATGAAGGTACAACTTACGCCTTTCGATCTCGAGAGAGATGGTTAA
- a CDS encoding transporter substrate-binding domain-containing protein, with protein MFSRWSFRLTFEIRHVFIAVIALLIASNAFSASRVLTAVTLEYPPYEFSVDGKAQGIAVEIIEEAIRRTNGNSINFTFLPWKRAVYSVKSGQGDILFNAGKNEERQQWGRYGENVLILQKYVLFKKRNAKIQVNPQFNNVKNYSIAVRLGYLYGSGNFKNALKENKFSRVSDSKSTKQSVDMLLGDRIDLFVGDYLPVMHYLKSNGLEENIDIVKRSDISTDNLVVLVWPTYMLFNKDSVSESYIEQVNQAMTQMKLDGFIDAVFERYK; from the coding sequence TTATAGCGGTTATAGCTTTACTAATCGCATCCAATGCATTTTCAGCGTCTAGGGTTTTGACCGCAGTCACGCTTGAATATCCTCCTTATGAATTTTCAGTAGATGGAAAGGCACAGGGGATAGCTGTAGAAATTATTGAAGAAGCGATTCGAAGAACGAATGGCAATAGTATCAATTTTACTTTTTTACCATGGAAGAGGGCGGTTTACTCGGTAAAATCAGGACAAGGGGATATTCTTTTTAATGCAGGGAAAAATGAAGAACGACAACAGTGGGGGAGGTATGGTGAAAACGTTCTTATATTGCAAAAGTACGTATTATTCAAAAAAAGAAATGCAAAAATACAGGTAAATCCCCAATTTAATAATGTAAAAAATTACTCTATAGCGGTTCGACTCGGCTATTTATATGGTAGTGGTAATTTTAAGAATGCCCTTAAAGAGAATAAGTTTTCTAGGGTAAGTGACTCAAAGTCAACGAAACAAAGTGTCGATATGCTCTTAGGTGATCGAATTGATTTATTTGTTGGAGATTACCTTCCAGTTATGCATTACCTAAAGAGCAACGGGCTAGAGGAAAACATCGATATTGTTAAGCGTTCTGATATAAGTACAGATAATTTGGTCGTCCTCGTTTGGCCAACGTATATGCTTTTCAACAAGGATAGCGTGAGTGAAAGCTATATTGAGCAAGTGAATCAAGCGATGACACAAATGAAGTTAGATGGTTTTATCGATGCAGTATTTGAGCGCTATAAATAA